Proteins encoded together in one Xyrauchen texanus isolate HMW12.3.18 chromosome 50, RBS_HiC_50CHRs, whole genome shotgun sequence window:
- the LOC127641214 gene encoding RNA 3'-terminal phosphate cyclase-like, translating to MAATTFEMDGSVMEGGGQILRVSAALSCIQGASIKLNKIRAGRSTPGLRPQHLSGLELVRDMCDGNLEGATVGSSEIILTPGKIMGGNHIADTQTAGSVGLLMQISLPCALFAQGPSELCLKGGTNAEMAPQIDYTIKVFKPIVERFGVQIHCDLRMRGYYPKGGGEVVVKVNPVKELSPIKLTERGNITKIYGRAFVAGVLPFKLAKDMSTAAVRTIRKEIKDLYINIQSLQEKDKACGSGNGIIIIAESSTGCIFAGSSLGKKGVYADKVGIEAAEMLLRNLRHNGCVDEFLQDQLIIFMALANGTSRMRTGPITLHTQTAIHVAEQLTNAKFAICKAEDEHGNNDTFIIECQGVGATNSSL from the exons ATGGCCGCAACAACGTTCGAAATGGACGGAAGCGTAATGGAAGGG GGGGGACAGATTTTACGAGTGTCTGCGGCTCTTAGTTGCATCCAAGGGGCGTCaatcaaactaaataaaatcCGAGCCGGTAGAAGCACACCGGGGTTAAG GCCTCAGCATCTGTCTGGTCTCGAGCTGGTGAGGGACATGTGTGATGGCAATCTGGAGGGAGCCACAGTGGGATCCTCGGAAATTATACTCACTCCTGGGAAAATCATGGGTGGGAATCACATCGCAGACACCCAGACGGCTGG AAGCGTGGGACTGCTGATGCAGATTTCTCTGCCCTGCGCCCTGTTTGCTCAGGGTCCGTCAGAACTGTGCTTGAAGGGAGGAACCAATGCTGAGATGGCACCTCAGATCGACTACACAATAAAG GTCTTTAAACCAATTGTGGAGAGATTCGGGGTTCAGATTCACTGTGATTTAAGAATGAG AGGTTACTATCCTAAAGGGGGTGGAGAGGTGGTGGTCAAGGTAAACCCTGTGAAAGAATTGAGTCCAATTAAATTGACTGAAAGAGGAAACATCACCAAGATCTACGGAAGGGCATTTGTGGCTGGAGTACTGCCCTTCAAG TTGGCGAAGGACATGTCCACGGCAGCTGTACGCACAATCAGGAAGGAAATTAAAGATCTGTACATAAACATTCAATCTCTGCAAGAAAAGGACAAGGCCTGCGGCAGTGGCAATGGGATTAT AATAATTGCAGAATCATCCACTGGCTGTATTTTTGCAGGGTCATCTCTTGGCAAAAAAG GTGTGTATGCGGACAAAGTTGGCATTGAAGCTGCAGAAATGTTGCTAAGGAACCTCAGACATAATGGTTGTGTGGACGAGTTCTTGCAAGACCAG CTCATTATTTTCATGGCCTTGGCAAACGGCACATCCAGAATGCGGACAGGCCCAATAACTCTCCACACACAAACGGCAATCCATGTCGCTGAGCAGCTAACTAAT